The Vibrio rhizosphaerae genome includes a region encoding these proteins:
- a CDS encoding FapA family protein: protein MWKRILSITEDKKSVIANLKPIETLSKKLSKSGIMEALANLGASEFYLDQDVLERFINDANEGKGEAYQDCVVAKRLHAQVRVDLAEQDMLASMVVTGAYGGRGLFGSDLVHALAQSKVTKGINKTALKKVLIVSRTLSPGEIFVQPIAQGKNPINGVDTKFIPLVDDVTKRVLAPQQKENSSKLDMRNLGETITVGEGDQVMRRIPATKGTPGYTVQGKVIPAKAGNDSPMKEGKGTAISEKDPNILVATISGMPLIKDRSIDVDNALCMQNINVGTGHVKFKGALIVAGNIESGMIVRATGSITVGGFIESADVQAQGDIQVGKGIIGHTTNDDEKRTCVVKSGATIKANYAQYSELQAHDDIHLTVHSISNNIRCGQDLYIIDEKEKQGTLSGGMTKVGGKLVCVNLGVEGDTATRVEAFGCYASYRERLEQYKEQYKQTQAKTMDIVRRELEFNKKPKEERTEEGRAAIERLKQETSEQMNKEKEMLAVLEDEFEDMLRENTIEVKSKVFSHVTVQFGDERIVIKRSHGPSIFNFTQYEIKCRSLLDENDVVSEI, encoded by the coding sequence ATGTGGAAAAGAATCTTATCTATTACAGAAGATAAAAAATCAGTCATCGCGAATCTGAAACCGATAGAAACGCTGAGTAAGAAATTATCGAAAAGCGGAATCATGGAAGCTTTAGCAAATTTAGGTGCCTCTGAGTTCTATTTGGATCAGGATGTATTGGAACGTTTTATCAATGATGCCAACGAAGGAAAAGGAGAAGCTTATCAAGATTGTGTCGTTGCAAAGCGTCTCCATGCGCAAGTGAGAGTCGATCTGGCTGAACAAGATATGCTTGCAAGTATGGTGGTCACAGGTGCATACGGTGGGCGAGGGTTATTTGGCAGTGATTTAGTTCATGCACTTGCTCAATCAAAAGTGACCAAAGGCATCAATAAAACGGCACTGAAAAAAGTTTTAATCGTCAGTCGCACTCTCTCCCCCGGAGAGATTTTCGTTCAACCTATTGCTCAAGGCAAAAATCCAATCAATGGGGTTGATACGAAATTTATTCCTTTAGTTGATGATGTGACCAAACGTGTCTTGGCGCCACAGCAGAAAGAAAACTCGTCAAAGCTCGATATGAGAAATTTGGGAGAAACCATCACGGTTGGGGAAGGCGATCAAGTGATGCGCCGCATTCCTGCCACAAAAGGAACGCCCGGCTATACGGTTCAAGGAAAAGTTATCCCCGCCAAAGCGGGGAATGACTCGCCCATGAAAGAAGGTAAAGGCACCGCTATTTCAGAGAAAGACCCCAATATTTTAGTTGCGACCATCTCTGGGATGCCGCTGATTAAAGATCGAAGTATCGATGTGGATAATGCATTGTGTATGCAAAATATCAATGTGGGTACGGGGCATGTGAAATTTAAAGGGGCTTTGATTGTTGCTGGCAATATTGAATCCGGCATGATTGTCCGTGCAACAGGTTCGATTACTGTCGGCGGATTTATCGAATCTGCAGATGTGCAGGCTCAGGGTGACATTCAAGTCGGGAAAGGCATTATTGGTCATACGACAAATGATGATGAAAAACGCACTTGTGTCGTGAAATCTGGTGCAACGATTAAAGCCAACTATGCACAATACTCTGAACTTCAGGCACACGACGACATTCATCTGACGGTACATAGTATTAGCAATAATATTCGTTGTGGGCAGGATCTGTATATTATCGATGAAAAAGAGAAGCAAGGGACATTAAGTGGCGGCATGACGAAAGTCGGCGGCAAACTGGTCTGTGTTAATCTCGGGGTTGAGGGGGATACAGCAACCCGCGTTGAAGCATTTGGCTGCTATGCGAGTTACAGAGAGCGTCTGGAACAGTATAAAGAACAGTACAAACAGACGCAGGCCAAAACCATGGATATCGTTCGTCGAGAATTAGAGTTTAATAAGAAACCCAAAGAAGAACGCACGGAAGAAGGGCGTGCAGCGATTGAACGTCTTAAACAGGAAACGAGCGAGCAGATGAATAAAGAAAAAGAGATGCTCGCAGTACTGGAAGATGAATTTGAAGATATGCTGAGAGAAAATACTATTGAGGTCAAAAGTAAAGTGTTCAGTCATGTGACCGTTCAATTTGGCGATGAACGCATTGTTATCAAACGATCTCATGGCCCGAGTATTTTTAATTTCACACAGTATGAAATCAAATGCCGCTCACTACTTGATGAAAATGATGTCGTCTCTGAAATCTGA
- a CDS encoding bifunctional diguanylate cyclase/phosphodiesterase — MTLYKQIVMGMIALFILLISAVFIIQFNTTRSNLEQQQRSEVSNTINTVGLALAPYLEDKDTVAAESVINALFDGSTYSLVKLTFFDNRPAIVRTYPITPNGVPAWFTHLKLFEPINESRVVTSGWMQLAEVEIVSHPGEAYRQLWDALIRLSIVFGCVFLFGLIAIALIIKHSLRPLHAIVIKMEQVARSQFGKPLPPPMTKDLVHVVDGINRMSSQVEKSFMAQAREAQQLRDRAYLDPVSKLGNRSYYMNQLESWLSEGGDGAVAMLQAAFIEESYEVQGYESGDRQVETLAEHLKLSVNAPGTIIARLSNSEFAFLFPHAEDDEIQSIAEDIMNCISGMTPDPTGLVSPEAYLGMVLNKSKTTTTNILSLLDNALASAKANRTKPYSYINSDENRLVMGKQQWKALVDEAIKDNLVHFRFQAACDKDGKELHKEVFSSIKKAGQRYSATQYLFALEQLNVSHIFDEYVIEQMFEKLVQDEGGSDILAINISASSISDPSFIRWVSQLLMQNPSAAQRLHFEIPEACFIDIASYTALFCHAIRDAGADFGVDNYGRHFQTLDYLNEFRPHYVKLDYLFTHNLKDEKQTYTLASISRAAHNLDITTVASRIETQEQLDFLAEHFIDVFQGFIVDK; from the coding sequence ATGACTCTTTACAAGCAAATCGTTATGGGAATGATTGCGCTGTTTATTTTGCTGATTAGTGCGGTATTTATTATTCAATTTAATACCACTCGCAGCAACCTTGAACAACAGCAACGTTCAGAAGTCAGCAATACCATCAATACTGTAGGGCTGGCGCTGGCGCCGTATTTGGAAGATAAGGATACGGTTGCAGCTGAATCGGTGATCAATGCGCTATTTGATGGCAGTACGTATTCGCTGGTCAAATTAACCTTTTTCGATAATCGACCAGCCATTGTACGGACTTATCCAATCACCCCCAACGGAGTACCGGCATGGTTCACTCACCTTAAGTTGTTTGAACCTATCAATGAAAGCCGCGTGGTGACCAGTGGATGGATGCAATTAGCCGAAGTAGAAATTGTCAGCCACCCGGGTGAAGCATACCGCCAGCTGTGGGATGCCCTCATTCGCCTGAGTATTGTTTTCGGCTGTGTTTTTCTATTCGGGCTGATCGCAATAGCGCTGATTATCAAACACTCTCTACGGCCACTTCATGCAATAGTGATCAAAATGGAGCAGGTCGCACGCAGCCAGTTTGGAAAACCTTTACCGCCGCCAATGACCAAAGATCTCGTTCATGTCGTTGATGGCATCAACCGGATGTCTTCTCAGGTTGAAAAATCGTTTATGGCTCAGGCAAGAGAAGCACAACAACTCCGCGATCGGGCTTATCTCGATCCTGTCTCAAAACTGGGCAATCGTTCTTACTATATGAATCAGTTGGAGAGTTGGTTAAGCGAAGGCGGAGACGGTGCCGTTGCGATGCTTCAGGCTGCTTTTATCGAAGAGAGCTACGAGGTTCAAGGGTATGAGAGCGGAGACAGACAGGTGGAAACACTGGCAGAGCATCTCAAACTCTCGGTGAACGCTCCGGGAACGATTATTGCGCGTTTATCTAATAGTGAATTCGCTTTTCTTTTCCCGCATGCAGAAGACGATGAGATTCAGTCGATTGCTGAAGATATTATGAACTGCATCTCAGGCATGACTCCCGATCCGACAGGGCTCGTTTCTCCGGAAGCATATCTGGGGATGGTACTGAATAAATCGAAAACCACCACCACCAACATTCTGTCATTGCTGGATAATGCCTTAGCGTCGGCAAAAGCAAACCGGACTAAACCATACAGCTATATCAACAGTGACGAAAATCGATTAGTCATGGGTAAACAACAGTGGAAAGCGCTGGTTGATGAAGCAATCAAAGATAATTTGGTTCATTTTCGTTTTCAGGCGGCATGTGACAAAGATGGTAAGGAATTACACAAAGAAGTGTTCTCCTCTATCAAAAAGGCTGGCCAGCGATATAGTGCCACGCAATATCTGTTTGCGCTGGAGCAGCTTAACGTCAGTCACATTTTCGATGAGTATGTGATTGAGCAAATGTTCGAAAAATTAGTTCAGGATGAAGGCGGCAGCGATATTCTGGCAATTAATATTTCTGCCAGCAGTATCTCGGATCCGAGTTTCATCCGCTGGGTTTCACAGTTGCTTATGCAAAATCCATCAGCAGCTCAACGACTCCATTTTGAAATTCCGGAAGCCTGTTTCATTGATATAGCCAGTTATACGGCACTTTTCTGTCATGCTATTCGAGATGCCGGTGCGGACTTTGGTGTCGATAACTATGGACGACATTTCCAGACACTGGATTATCTCAACGAATTCCGACCACATTACGTGAAGCTGGATTATTTATTTACGCATAACCTAAAAGATGAGAAACAGACATATACACTGGCATCGATTTCAAGAGCCGCGCATAATCTGGACATTACAACAGTCGCGTCAAGGATAGAAACACAAGAGCAGCTGGACTTTCTGGCTGAACACTTTATTGACGTATTCCAGGGCTTTATTGTTGATAAGTGA
- a CDS encoding transglutaminase-like cysteine peptidase — protein sequence MKRWLTVTFMLSLLTVSSLQALDTTEQKWVNAVIRVYGERAGKRVEAWRNALTEYKPLPTQEKLEKVNAFFNQLHFVSDIDLWGKKDYWATPLEFLGANAGDCEDFTIAKYFSLREIGIPDNKLRLIYVKAIKLNQFHMVLAYYNTPDAEPLILDNLIPQIKPARNRTDLLPIYSFNGRNLWLMKSKNGQLAGDSSRLSLWNDLRDRERALILNKPIVSYDG from the coding sequence ATGAAACGCTGGCTGACAGTCACCTTTATGCTATCACTACTGACGGTATCGTCCTTGCAAGCCCTGGATACGACGGAACAGAAATGGGTGAATGCAGTGATCCGTGTTTACGGTGAACGAGCAGGTAAACGCGTAGAAGCGTGGCGAAATGCTTTGACCGAATATAAACCGCTTCCAACTCAGGAAAAGTTGGAAAAAGTGAATGCCTTTTTTAACCAACTCCACTTCGTCAGCGATATCGACCTATGGGGCAAAAAAGACTACTGGGCAACCCCGCTGGAATTTCTGGGCGCCAATGCTGGTGATTGTGAGGATTTCACAATTGCCAAATATTTCTCACTCAGAGAAATCGGCATACCGGATAACAAGCTGAGATTAATCTATGTTAAAGCCATAAAATTAAATCAGTTTCATATGGTGTTGGCCTATTACAACACACCAGATGCAGAGCCTCTTATCCTCGATAATCTGATACCGCAAATCAAGCCAGCAAGAAACAGAACAGATTTATTGCCGATCTACAGTTTCAATGGTCGGAATCTATGGCTGATGAAATCGAAAAACGGTCAGCTGGCAGGCGATTCATCTCGCCTGAGTCTGTGGAATGACTTGAGAGATCGGGAACGGGCGCTCATTTTGAATAAACCGATAGTTAGTTACGATGGGTAG
- a CDS encoding SUMF1/EgtB/PvdO family nonheme iron enzyme, with translation MRQGITALLSTLLLGFVSFSAFAEDAALPEKAAPLVNQIDDALFSKNTELEKAQKVLQEKQQTVANQQAELNKLRQQDKALSAQLNQTKKDLENAYQKMISDPKLDITPYQSTYQNAWSKYKQNQKSLFELDNQLEEQEGLLKDQETTVSLLQKNIADLQRNKLKARAKRLREELLKEGTEKVSFTNRCHPSMTIAACEQQTIKLALQKAVKQFQTSLLNGVSESSIAVKHAAKASLNIHVLQHQTIQSGFSDASRYQTIVEARLGARPDNAAPCQLLDIDAQYCILDNQQPIQQEVAWFNLTLRSNLYDDQVIIDDVRYGHTPLTLTLSEGVHQVRIEKTGYVSYHTEVDLKSDSQIRAVLKEEHNQLKNGYAFADALSPDLSGPELVTITQGKFFIGEHASTQVFLDHAFAISSTPITVGLFKAFVTQTNYRSDAELMKTCVAMINNQMTPQSGHYWRNPGFKQSSQSPVVCVSQNDAKAFTNWLSKQTGFKYRLPTEDEWEIAARAGTQTNYWWGDDFATGLANTGWSGSFWANKSTSPVKSFPANPLGLYDVVGNVWEWTSAPQGILKGGAWSFSPLNAVAYSQLFSEPSTAANYIGFRVVREIKE, from the coding sequence ATGCGACAAGGAATAACTGCTCTATTATCAACCCTCCTGCTTGGTTTCGTATCATTCAGCGCTTTTGCTGAAGATGCTGCATTGCCAGAAAAAGCCGCACCTTTAGTCAACCAAATTGACGATGCACTTTTCAGTAAAAATACTGAGCTGGAAAAAGCCCAGAAAGTTTTGCAAGAAAAACAACAGACTGTCGCAAACCAACAAGCCGAGCTCAATAAACTTCGTCAACAAGATAAGGCGCTTTCAGCCCAGCTGAACCAAACCAAAAAAGATTTGGAAAACGCTTATCAAAAGATGATCTCGGATCCCAAATTGGATATCACCCCTTATCAGTCCACTTATCAGAATGCATGGTCAAAATACAAGCAAAATCAGAAGAGTTTGTTTGAATTGGATAACCAGCTGGAAGAGCAGGAAGGATTACTCAAAGATCAGGAAACAACCGTTTCTCTACTCCAGAAAAACATTGCTGATCTTCAACGCAATAAATTGAAAGCCAGAGCGAAACGTTTACGGGAAGAGTTACTAAAAGAAGGCACGGAGAAAGTCAGTTTCACCAACCGGTGTCATCCATCAATGACCATTGCCGCATGTGAACAGCAGACCATAAAACTAGCGCTGCAAAAAGCCGTCAAACAGTTTCAGACCTCTTTGCTCAACGGCGTCAGCGAGTCGTCAATCGCGGTTAAACATGCGGCGAAGGCTTCCCTGAATATTCATGTCTTGCAGCACCAGACGATTCAATCCGGTTTCTCTGATGCCAGCCGTTATCAAACAATTGTTGAAGCCCGCTTGGGAGCAAGACCGGATAATGCTGCGCCTTGCCAACTTTTAGATATTGATGCTCAGTACTGTATCCTTGATAACCAACAGCCAATCCAGCAGGAAGTGGCTTGGTTTAATCTGACACTTCGTTCCAATCTGTATGACGACCAAGTCATCATTGACGATGTTCGTTATGGTCATACCCCACTGACGTTAACGTTATCGGAAGGTGTCCATCAAGTTCGCATCGAAAAAACAGGTTATGTTTCTTATCACACAGAAGTTGACCTGAAATCAGACAGCCAAATTCGGGCTGTTTTGAAAGAAGAGCATAATCAGTTGAAAAATGGCTATGCTTTTGCTGATGCATTATCACCAGACCTTTCAGGTCCTGAATTGGTCACGATAACCCAAGGGAAATTCTTTATCGGGGAACATGCATCCACTCAAGTTTTCCTTGATCATGCTTTCGCAATTTCATCAACGCCGATCACGGTCGGGCTGTTCAAAGCTTTTGTCACCCAAACTAATTACCGTTCAGACGCAGAACTGATGAAAACGTGTGTGGCGATGATCAATAACCAAATGACCCCACAGTCCGGTCACTACTGGCGTAATCCCGGGTTTAAACAATCCTCACAATCACCCGTTGTTTGCGTCAGCCAAAATGATGCCAAAGCATTTACCAACTGGCTGTCAAAGCAAACTGGATTTAAATATCGTCTCCCAACAGAAGATGAATGGGAAATTGCCGCTCGGGCGGGTACGCAAACCAATTACTGGTGGGGTGATGATTTTGCGACTGGCTTAGCCAATACCGGATGGAGTGGTTCTTTCTGGGCCAACAAAAGTACATCTCCGGTCAAATCATTTCCAGCCAACCCGCTGGGGCTGTATGACGTTGTCGGGAATGTCTGGGAGTGGACCAGTGCGCCTCAAGGTATCCTTAAAGGCGGTGCCTGGAGTTTCTCTCCGCTCAATGCCGTGGCCTATAGTCAACTCTTCTCTGAGCCGTCAACAGCCGCTAACTATATCGGCTTTCGAGTCGTCAGAGAAATTAAAGAATAA
- the pdxH gene encoding pyridoxamine 5'-phosphate oxidase: MKLSDIRREYIQGGLRRKDLLPNPFHQFEHWLQQAIDANISDPTAMTVATVAPDGQPFQRIVLLKDSGEHGFIFYTNLGSRKAQHIEHNNRVSLHFPWHMLERQVHITGRAQKLSTMENFKYFSSRPKDSQLAAIASHQSQRISARGILEGKFLELKQKFAKGEIPVPSFWGGYRVIPESFEFWQGGEHRLHDRFIYSQSEALQGDGQWEINRLAP; encoded by the coding sequence ATGAAACTCTCAGATATTCGTCGGGAATATATTCAAGGTGGTTTGAGGAGAAAGGATTTGTTGCCAAATCCTTTTCATCAATTCGAGCATTGGTTACAACAGGCAATTGACGCCAATATTTCAGATCCGACAGCCATGACAGTCGCCACTGTTGCTCCCGATGGCCAACCTTTTCAGCGGATTGTGCTATTGAAGGATTCTGGAGAGCATGGGTTTATTTTCTATACCAATCTGGGCAGCCGCAAAGCGCAGCATATTGAACACAATAATCGTGTGAGTCTCCATTTCCCATGGCATATGCTGGAGCGTCAGGTACATATCACTGGGCGGGCTCAGAAACTTTCAACGATGGAAAATTTCAAATATTTCTCCTCCCGTCCGAAAGACAGTCAACTGGCCGCGATTGCCAGTCACCAGAGTCAGCGTATTTCCGCCCGGGGGATACTGGAAGGGAAATTTTTAGAGCTCAAGCAAAAGTTTGCCAAAGGAGAAATTCCTGTTCCTAGTTTTTGGGGAGGATATCGGGTGATTCCTGAAAGCTTTGAATTTTGGCAGGGTGGGGAACACCGTTTGCACGACCGGTTCATTTATTCACAAAGTGAAGCCCTTCAAGGGGACGGGCAGTGGGAGATTAACCGTCTGGCTCCGTAA
- a CDS encoding type I secretion system permease/ATPase, whose amino-acid sequence MQDTLLNSLIYISRYYGLANSPEALINGLPLSDGRLTPFLFPRAAERAGLVAKENRTKLDDIPRLIFPVVLLLKGGESCVLLSIHEEQQEAEVVTEASGMVPISYSLEELKERYIGRYFMVKKQFSYDERSPEVLKTNQGHWFWSTIWQSKNIYRDVLIASLLINAFAIAAPMFSRLVYDKVVPNLAFETLWVLSSGIVCIFLFDITLKLLRSYFIDVAGKKSDILISSKLYSKVLGIRMENRPPSVGAFARHLQEFESIREFFTSATISSLIDLPFAFLFLLLIWLMSGPLVIVPIVGVVILACYSYFIQAKLKVAIEEGSRLASQKYANLIESLAGLETVKLFGAQSQFQYRWEEAVAHMANWNIKSRKITNGVQNAAGFVQQVSNVGMIIVGVYLISEGDLTMGSMIAATMLSSRAIAPMIQLSLLSTRYTQAKSAFTLIEGIMSMPDEQEEGKRYIHRPIFKGKIELDNVTFHYPGSASAAIRDVSMTINPGEKVAIIGRVGSGKTTLERLIMGLYKPTEGHIRIDDTNISQLHHIDIRRNIGCVPQDSLLFFGTIRENITLGRPLVDDRDVLDAANRAGVTMFTQQDAAGMERQVGEGGQLLSGGQKQAVAIARALLGRPPVLLMDEPTSAMDNRSEMHVKHQFKQLTSNETLILITHKTSMLDIVDRIIVMEKGYVIADGAKEEVLNNLRQGNVRAV is encoded by the coding sequence ATGCAAGATACATTACTTAACTCGCTGATTTATATCAGTCGGTATTATGGCTTAGCCAATTCCCCGGAAGCACTGATTAATGGATTACCATTATCAGACGGACGGCTAACCCCGTTTTTATTTCCCCGGGCAGCAGAAAGAGCTGGATTGGTTGCCAAGGAAAACCGCACCAAACTGGACGATATTCCCCGGCTGATATTTCCTGTTGTACTTTTATTAAAAGGTGGCGAATCATGTGTCTTACTCAGTATTCATGAAGAGCAACAAGAGGCTGAAGTCGTGACGGAAGCATCCGGTATGGTGCCGATTTCCTACTCTCTTGAAGAACTGAAAGAACGTTATATCGGCCGTTACTTTATGGTGAAAAAGCAGTTCAGCTATGATGAACGGTCTCCGGAGGTTTTAAAAACAAATCAGGGACACTGGTTCTGGAGTACGATTTGGCAATCAAAAAATATTTATCGCGATGTGCTGATCGCTTCACTGCTGATTAATGCCTTTGCGATTGCTGCCCCGATGTTCTCCCGGTTAGTTTATGACAAAGTCGTGCCAAACCTTGCATTTGAAACTCTCTGGGTGCTTTCCAGTGGGATCGTCTGTATCTTTCTGTTTGATATCACGTTAAAACTGCTGAGAAGCTATTTTATTGATGTTGCCGGGAAAAAATCAGACATTCTCATCTCGTCAAAACTCTACAGTAAGGTATTGGGCATTCGGATGGAAAATCGCCCGCCTTCGGTCGGTGCATTTGCCAGACATTTACAAGAATTCGAGTCCATCCGGGAGTTTTTCACATCAGCCACGATCTCATCACTGATTGATTTACCATTTGCTTTCTTATTCCTGTTACTGATTTGGTTAATGTCAGGTCCATTAGTTATCGTTCCGATTGTCGGTGTGGTGATACTGGCATGTTACTCATACTTCATTCAGGCAAAACTCAAAGTTGCCATCGAAGAAGGCTCCAGATTGGCTTCTCAGAAATATGCCAACCTGATTGAAAGTCTTGCCGGTTTAGAAACGGTCAAATTATTCGGTGCACAAAGTCAATTCCAATATCGCTGGGAAGAAGCAGTGGCACACATGGCGAATTGGAACATCAAAAGCAGAAAAATAACCAACGGTGTTCAGAACGCTGCCGGATTTGTTCAGCAAGTCAGTAACGTGGGAATGATTATTGTCGGTGTTTATTTGATTTCTGAAGGTGACCTGACTATGGGGAGCATGATTGCGGCGACGATGCTCAGTAGCAGAGCAATCGCACCAATGATCCAGCTCTCCTTACTCTCGACCCGATATACTCAGGCTAAATCGGCATTTACGCTAATCGAAGGCATTATGTCGATGCCGGATGAGCAAGAAGAAGGTAAACGCTATATTCATCGCCCCATCTTTAAAGGCAAAATTGAGTTAGATAATGTGACGTTTCATTACCCCGGTTCTGCTTCAGCCGCGATTCGTGATGTCAGTATGACCATCAATCCCGGAGAAAAAGTTGCGATCATCGGCAGAGTGGGGTCAGGAAAAACGACATTAGAACGCTTAATCATGGGATTATATAAGCCCACAGAAGGCCACATTCGTATTGACGATACCAATATTTCTCAGCTACACCATATTGATATTCGTAGAAATATTGGCTGTGTTCCACAAGATAGCCTGCTATTTTTCGGGACAATTCGGGAAAACATCACACTCGGAAGACCATTGGTTGATGATCGGGATGTTCTCGATGCCGCCAATCGGGCTGGCGTAACAATGTTTACTCAACAAGATGCTGCAGGAATGGAACGGCAAGTCGGGGAAGGCGGACAATTACTTTCCGGTGGACAAAAACAAGCGGTTGCGATTGCCCGCGCCTTGTTAGGCCGTCCTCCCGTTTTACTCATGGATGAGCCAACCAGTGCCATGGATAACCGCTCAGAAATGCATGTGAAGCATCAGTTTAAGCAGTTAACGTCAAACGAGACACTGATACTTATCACGCATAAAACATCAATGCTGGATATTGTCGATCGAATTATCGTGATGGAAAAAGGGTATGTGATTGCAGACGGAGCCAAAGAGGAAGTGCTCAATAATCTGCGTCAGGGAAACGTCCGGGCCGTTTAA
- a CDS encoding HlyD family type I secretion periplasmic adaptor subunit: MRKDSYSELSSEELDYVDDKTAALLLNTPNSARIMLWVMVVFFVIATIWASFAEIDKVTVGTGKVIPSSQVQVIQNLEGGLVKKILVKEGQHVEKGQQLILLDDTRFLSDYREREQEVANLTASVVQLSASIDSVQINEKFDETNWQQSVVVTYNHLKFPQTLAEKKTELVERQKAQYIQALDNLRNQLSVVDQQIKQKNQDLIELQARVKNLKQSYEYVQKELQMTEPLAKEGVVPEIEILKLQRQVNDIRRDMTSAQLKIPLAKAALKEAMYSRIDTAQTFRSEQQDKLNQAQDKLSALTESAVGLEDRVNRTVVVSPVTGTVKTLNVNTVGGVIQPGMDIVEIVPSEDTLLVEAKIAPQDIAFLRPNLHAIVKFTAYNFSKYGGLEGTLEHISADTSQDEEGNSFYIVRVRTFSTTLHHDGDLPIIPGMTASVDIITGKRTVMEYLLQPILGAQENALKE; the protein is encoded by the coding sequence ATGCGCAAAGACAGCTACAGCGAGCTTTCATCAGAAGAACTAGATTATGTTGACGATAAAACTGCGGCACTTCTGCTGAACACCCCAAATAGTGCTCGGATTATGCTATGGGTTATGGTCGTTTTTTTTGTGATCGCAACGATCTGGGCCTCTTTTGCCGAAATCGATAAGGTGACGGTCGGCACCGGCAAAGTCATCCCCTCCTCCCAAGTTCAGGTGATTCAAAACTTAGAAGGTGGTCTGGTCAAAAAAATTCTGGTCAAAGAAGGTCAGCATGTCGAAAAAGGTCAACAACTGATCCTCCTTGATGACACGCGCTTCTTATCCGATTACCGCGAACGGGAGCAAGAAGTTGCTAACTTGACAGCCAGCGTTGTCCAATTGTCTGCGTCGATTGACAGTGTACAAATTAATGAGAAATTTGACGAAACCAATTGGCAGCAAAGTGTTGTCGTCACCTACAATCATTTAAAGTTCCCTCAAACGCTGGCCGAAAAAAAAACCGAATTGGTGGAAAGACAAAAAGCACAGTACATTCAGGCACTGGACAACTTGAGAAACCAACTTTCGGTTGTTGATCAACAGATCAAACAAAAGAATCAGGATCTGATCGAATTACAAGCCAGAGTCAAAAATTTGAAGCAAAGCTATGAGTACGTTCAAAAAGAACTTCAAATGACTGAACCGCTGGCAAAAGAAGGGGTTGTGCCAGAGATTGAAATCCTCAAATTACAACGGCAGGTCAACGACATCCGCCGGGACATGACCTCTGCCCAATTAAAAATTCCACTGGCAAAAGCGGCCCTCAAAGAAGCAATGTATAGTCGTATTGATACCGCACAGACCTTCCGTTCTGAACAACAAGATAAGTTAAATCAGGCTCAGGATAAGTTATCGGCACTCACCGAATCGGCTGTCGGTCTGGAAGACCGAGTCAACCGGACGGTGGTCGTCTCTCCTGTCACTGGCACGGTCAAAACACTCAATGTCAATACTGTGGGTGGCGTCATTCAACCGGGGATGGACATTGTTGAAATTGTTCCATCGGAGGATACATTACTCGTTGAAGCAAAAATCGCCCCGCAAGACATTGCTTTCCTCCGTCCGAATTTACATGCTATCGTTAAATTTACTGCTTATAACTTTAGTAAATACGGCGGACTGGAAGGTACACTTGAACATATCAGTGCTGATACCTCTCAAGATGAAGAAGGCAACAGTTTCTATATTGTTCGGGTCAGGACTTTTTCCACAACCTTGCATCATGACGGAGACCTTCCCATTATCCCGGGGATGACTGCATCGGTTGATATTATTACCGGAAAGAGAACCGTGATGGAGTATCTCTTACAGCCGATACTCGGTGCTCAGGAAAATGCACTGAAAGAATAA